GCGCCGATTGACGTGCAACTGGTTGGGCGCGATCAGAACGCCAATTACGACATCGCCCGGCAGATCGTTGATCGCATCGCCAAGATTCCGGGCGCGGCGGATGTTCATCTGCATCAAGTGATGGACGCGCCCGAATTGCGCGTCAACGTGGATCGCACCAAGGCTGAACAGGCCGGATTGACGCAACGCGACGTGGCCGGAACCCTGCTGACCAGTTTGAGTTCCAGCGGCCAGACCGCGCCGAATTTTTGGCTGAATCCTGAAAACGGCGTCAGTTATTTTGTGACCGTGCAAACGCCGCAATACAAGGTGGATTCGGTGGATGCCATCCAGAGCACACCGGTGACGGGTGGCGCCGCGCCAGCGCCACAACTGCTAAGCAATCTGGCTTCGTTTGAACGGCGCACAACCACTGCGGTGGTCAATCATTACAACGTGCAACCGCTGTTCGACATTTACGCCAACGTGCAGGGGCGCGATTTGGGCGGCGTGGCAACTGAAATTGACAAGGTCATGGACGAATTCCAGTCCAAATTGCCGCACGGCAGTTCGCTGGTCATGCGCGGACAGGTGGAAAACATGCGGTCATCGTTTTTCGGCTTGGGCTTCGGACTGCTGTTTGCGATTTTGCTGGTTTACTTATTGATGGTCGTCAATTTTCAATCATGGCTGGATCCGTTCATCATCCTGATGGCGTTGCCCGGCGCGTTGGCGGGAATTTTGTGGATGTTGTTTGTCACGCAAACGACGATCAGTGTGCCCAGTTTGATGGGCGCGATCATGTGCGTAGGCGTTGCGACGGCAAACAGCATTTTGCTGGTCACTTTTGCCAACGAACAGCGGATGCAAGGCCATGATGCAATCCAGGCGGCTTTATCAGCAGGCTTCACGCGATTGCGTCCGGTGGTAATGACTGCGCTGGCAATGATCATCGGCATGCTGCCGATGGCGCTGGGCTTCGGCGAAGGCGGCGAGCAAAATGCGCCGCTTGGGCGGGCAGTCATCGGCGGACTGGTGATTGCTACGTTTGCGACATTATTTTTTGTGCCCGTGATTTACAGCGTGTTGCGACGCAAGCCGGTCGTCAGGGCGGAGGAACATACGGACAGTTCCGCAGTGCCCACACCATTGGAAGTTGCACCTCAACAATAGAAAGTCATTTGGAAATGTGGCGCGGGTTGTTTACCCGCGTTTGAATTGTGAAGACGGTCGCGGGTAGGCAACCCGCGCCACATTTTGCAGAGGAGAAAGTTCATGAGCCTCGGCTCGTCAAATCTGACAAAGGCAAAACAAGAGCACGATCTGGAACCTACGCCAGGCGTGTCGAAAACTCCATTTGTTGCCGTAGGGTTTTTGCTGGTGGTGTTGCTGGTTATCGGAGTGATTCCTCGGCTGAAGCGGCATTCCGAATTGGCAACGGCGGCACAGCAACAGGAACATGCCACTTCATTGGTGGAAACCGTCACGCCGCGCCAGTCCGAAGCGACCAACGAATTGGTTTTGCCCGCTACAACCCAGGCCATTCAGGAAATCATTGTCGCCGCGCGCACCAGCGGATATGTGCGACGCTGGCTGGTCGGCATCGGCCAGCCCGTCAAAGCGGGCCAGTTGCTGGCCGAAATTGATGTGCCGGAAACCAACCAAATGTTGCGCGAAGCCCAACAGGAAATCGCCGAAGCCAACCAGACCGTTGCGCAGGGGCACGCCGAACTGGCGCAGGCCGAAGCCGGATTGCAACAATCCGAAGCGCAACTGAAACAGGCGCGCACCAATCTGGAACTGGCGCGCGTCAACCTGGATCGGTCAAAAACCTTGTCGGCTCAGGGCGTGGTTTCGCGGCAGGACACGGACGACAAGCAGGCGATTTATGACGCCCGACTGGCCGATGTCGAAGCCGCGCAAGCCGCCGTGCGTTCGCGCCAATCCGCCATCAAAGCCCAGCAGGCAACCATTGACGCCCGCGTTTCCAGTTCCAGCGCGCGCGAAGCGACCGCGCAGCGGTTTGCCGATTTGCAATCCTTTCAAAAAGTCGTCGCGCCGTTTGATGGCATCGTCACCGCCCGGTACATCGAAGTCGGAACCTTAATCACGCCCAGCGGAGGCACCGCCAACCAACCGGGGCTGTACAAAGTTTCGCGGCTGGACACGATTCGCGTCTTCGTCAACGTGCCGCAAAGCTTTGCGCCCGCCGTCAACGCGGGGCTGGAAACCGAAATCATCGTCAAGGAATTGGCGCCACGTAAATACACCGGCAAAGTCATCGGCACGACGCATTCGATTGATACGACTTCGCGGACGATGCTGGCCGAAATCCGCGTGCCGAATCCCGACCATCAATTCCTGCCGGGCATGTACGCCCAAGTCAAATTCACTTTGCCGACTTTGCGGCGCTCTGTGCTGATTCCCGCTGCGGCCCTGGTCGTCAACGCCGCCGGCACCCAGGCCATCATCGTGCGCCCGGATCAAACCATTCATTACCAACCGGTCGAAGTCGGTCGCGATTTCGGCAAGGAAGTCGAAATTGTTTCCGGCCTGGATGGCAGCGAAGCACTCATCTCTACTCCATCCGATGCTCTGCATGAAGGGATGCGCGTGCAGGTTTCGCAGGCGCACAAATAATCAGAGTCAGGTGTCCGCAATCCACAAACATTTACTGTAGGCCTGATGAAAGGGTTTGGTGGGTTTTTCGCCAGTGACAAAGTCGGCGTCATACTCCATCGCTGCCGCCAGATGTAACGCATCCATCAGTTGGATGTTGAAGCGTTCAATTAACCACGATGCCGTGGAAAACAGGACGCGTTCGTCTTCCACCCATTGGCTGACGTGACGATTAAAGAAGCTTTGCAGAAATGCGACCTCTTTGGACCGACCTGCGTTGATCGCATAGGGCAATGTTTCCAGCCTCAAAAACTCACTTGCCAGATATTCTCTGCGCTTGTCGCCGAGTATGCCGAGCGCCTTTAACCGAAGATTGAAATTTTTTTGGCTGACGGCATAAATGAGGATATTGCTATCGGCATAGGTCAGGATTTTGTTTGGCATATTTACTGAGAAGCATTTCCACGCCGTCGTGCAATTTCGGCGTGGATTTCTGCCGTGGTTTTGAGTTGATCTGGCTCGTTTTGGGTTCCAAGGCTGATTTCGAATAGCTCCTGACCCGTCAAGCTAAGATCAGCATACATCTGTTGCAACTTTTCTACATCAACAACAGCCAGAGTATTCGGCAAGTTTATAGGCAGAGCGGTTTTTTCCCTCTTTCGACTTTTATTCATGCAATTCCTCCAGGCCGAAATTGTATTCCAGTTTGCCAACCCTTAAAAGATGAACCTTCATGGATGCCTTCACTTCTGCCTTTTCATTTGGTCGAGCACCGCGCCAAGCTTTTTGATTTCTTCGCCGTATCGCGCCCAATCGCCT
This is a stretch of genomic DNA from Acidobacteriota bacterium. It encodes these proteins:
- a CDS encoding efflux RND transporter periplasmic adaptor subunit; translation: MSLGSSNLTKAKQEHDLEPTPGVSKTPFVAVGFLLVVLLVIGVIPRLKRHSELATAAQQQEHATSLVETVTPRQSEATNELVLPATTQAIQEIIVAARTSGYVRRWLVGIGQPVKAGQLLAEIDVPETNQMLREAQQEIAEANQTVAQGHAELAQAEAGLQQSEAQLKQARTNLELARVNLDRSKTLSAQGVVSRQDTDDKQAIYDARLADVEAAQAAVRSRQSAIKAQQATIDARVSSSSAREATAQRFADLQSFQKVVAPFDGIVTARYIEVGTLITPSGGTANQPGLYKVSRLDTIRVFVNVPQSFAPAVNAGLETEIIVKELAPRKYTGKVIGTTHSIDTTSRTMLAEIRVPNPDHQFLPGMYAQVKFTLPTLRRSVLIPAAALVVNAAGTQAIIVRPDQTIHYQPVEVGRDFGKEVEIVSGLDGSEALISTPSDALHEGMRVQVSQAHK
- a CDS encoding type II toxin-antitoxin system VapC family toxin, which produces MPNKILTYADSNILIYAVSQKNFNLRLKALGILGDKRREYLASEFLRLETLPYAINAGRSKEVAFLQSFFNRHVSQWVEDERVLFSTASWLIERFNIQLMDALHLAAAMEYDADFVTGEKPTKPFHQAYSKCLWIADT